One Erpetoichthys calabaricus chromosome 8, fErpCal1.3, whole genome shotgun sequence DNA segment encodes these proteins:
- the LOC114655864 gene encoding PWWP domain-containing DNA repair factor 3A-like — MSKSQDEEDHGSSELVEEYTDTATPSVGEQAGCVAAAGPLTEEQVAQIFAAAEISRAYRRTHHEKLLEFIIKDHGADDHLLAVVSRKVSSKWLKNYENPKGHRVMTYIEDEELIDGLYNFLDEVLSSAVGTFERIDRVRIIQDVLMPEVN; from the exons ATGTCTAAAAGTCAGGACGAAGAAGATCATGGCAGCAGTGAACTCGTTGAGGAATATACTGATACAGCCACACCAAG TGTAGGAGAGCAGGCTGGCTGTGTGGCTGCAGCAGGGCCGCTGACTGAAGAACAAGTGGCTCAGATTTTTGCAGCTGCAGAGATCAGCAGGGCCTACAGGAGGACTCATCATGAAAAACTGTTAGAGTTCATAATAAAGGACCATGGAGCAGATGATCACTTGCTG gctgttgtatctCGTAAGGTATCGTCCAAATggttaaaaaattatgaaaatcctaAAGGTCACCGGGTAATGACTTATATAGAAGATGAGGAGCTGATAGATGGCCTCTACAACTTCTTGGATGAAGTGCTGTCAAGTGCTGTAGGCACTTTTGAGAGGATTGACAGAGTTCGCATCATTCAGGATGTGCTGATGCCAGAGGTTAATTAG